CGACGGAACGGTTTCCCCTAGGTATTCTGGCGTCAATCCACGAAGCTAGGACGCCTGCCCAGTGCGTTGGGTGTATGGCCCTGGGTGGCTCGCCGAAAAACAAGTCGATCACCAAGGCTAAAGCTACTATGGATGCGAGGTAGAAGCATTCTGGCGGCTCCACGCCTAGAACGCCTCCAGCTAAGCTGTCTCCACCTTAAACGCAGCCGCCTGCCTCCGTATACCGTCAGACAGGTTTTTTAAGGCTTCTATGAGAGCGTCGTTCGCCTCTCTCTCCTTGACGCCAACCCTGATGAACCAAGAGTACTCCTCGCCGAAGGAGCTGCAGTCCCTGACCAGTATCTTGTTTTTAAGCAGCATCGCTTTAACTGTCGTCGCATTGACACCCAACTCCTTCACCTTGACAAACAGGAAGTTTGCATCGGGCCTGAAAACAGTGTAGCCGGGAATCTTTGAAACACACTGGTAGAGTCTGTTCTTCTCACACTCGACGACGCTCACAGTTCTCTCCAGGTACGAGTCACAGTTCCTAAGGAGTTCGACTGCCACAAGCTGCTCGATCACCCCAACCCCCCACGAGATGCGGAACCTGTCTATGTAGTCTATGAGGCTGCGCCCGCCCACCCCATAACCCACCCTGAGCCCAGGTATGCTAAAGATCTTCGTCAAAGAGCGGGCGACGAAAAGGTTTTCGTGTCCTTCCACTTCGTGGAGGCAGGTTGAACGCCTCCCCTCTCTTAGAAAGTCCATGAACGCCTCATCAATGAACACAAGGATTCCCTTCGCCTCGCACTCCTCCACTACTTCGAGGACCTTCTTTTTCGGCTCAAGCCTGCTCGTCGGGTTATTAGGGTTGCAGAGGAAAACCGCCCTAACATCTGAGCCGAGCCGCTCGAAAAGAGCGTCAGTGTCAAGAGCGAACTCGTGCTCCTCGCTGAGCGGAACTTCTTCGACGACGCCTCCAGCGAGACGGCAGTAATATGCGTACTCGCTGTACGTCGGTTGCTCAACCAACACGCGGTCACCCGGCTCCAAGAACGCTTCTGCGAAAGCTTTTATGAGCTCAGTTGAGCCGCAGCCGACCGCGATAAGGTCCTCGGCGACACCAATGAAGAGTGAAAGCTCAGATTTTAGGAGACTGCACGAGTCGTCGGGGTAACAGGAAATCTTGTCCAAGCTGTTCATAACAGCCTTCACGACGTCCACAGGGGGACCCAGAGGGTTAAGGCTGCAGCTGAAATCGAGCACGTCGCCACCATACCTCCAAGCGTCTCCTCCGTGGCGCGGCCTCTCTATGCCAGCCAGCCACTTTTTGGCGTAAGTCAGCCGTCCTCACCCCTGTCAACGGTGGCCACGGGGATGACGACCAACCCAACGCCGGGAACCTTTTGGACGAAAGCCCTCACACCGTAGACGTCCTCTATGAGCTCCTCGCTGATAACCTCTTCGGGGCTGCCGCAAGCCACAATTCTCCCCTTCTTTAACACGACGAGTTTGTCGCAGTACCTCGCCGCTAAGCTGAGCTGGTGCATGGCGGCTATTATAGTCACCCCTTCGTCGGCCAGCTTTCTAAGCATCTCCATTATTTCGAGCTGGAACCCTATGTCGAGGTATGCTACGGGCTCGTCCACCAGCAGTATTCTAGCCTCCTGGGCAAGCGCTCTGGCGAGCATTACGCGCTGTTTCTCGCCACTGCTCAGCTCCTCAAGCTTTCTGTTAGCGAAGCGCGAGACTTTCATGCGCTCCATCGCCTTCACTGCGACCTCCTCGTCGCGCTCGTCCTCCCACCAAACCCCACTAACGTGGGGGTGTCTCCCGAGCAGTACGACGTCCACAACGGGGAGACTTACGTTCGCCGGAAACTCGGATGGGACGAAAGCACAGACGCGTGCAACATCCAAGGGGGACATTTTGCGCATTTCGCGCCCCTCAAGCATTATGACGCCGCCATGCGGGGTGAGAACCCGGCTGAGGCACTTTAGCAGGGTGGTTTTACCGGATCCGTTCGGGCCGACGAGCCCGACGAACTCTCCCCTTCTAACCTCGAATGTCAACCCGTCAAGCGCGCTCACAGAATTATACCTGTACGAGAGGCCCTCAACGCTTATGACGACTTTTGGTTCACAATTTACCTCACATTCCATATTTTCTCCCCTTCTTTATTAAGAGATAAGCGAAAAAAGGTATTCCGACGAAGGAGGTTATCACGCCTATAGGCAGCTCAACGGGCTTCATGGCAACCCTCGCAAGTATATCTGCGGCCAAGAGGAGGTTTGCCCCAGAAATGGAAGATAGGGGGAGGAGGAGTCTGTGGTCGTTTCCCAAGGACAGCCTTATCATGTGGGGGATGACGAGGCCCACGAAGCCTATTATCCCGGTGAAGGCTACGCACACGCTCGCCAGTAGGGCTGCGACGACCATCATCCCCCTTCTGAAGAGCTTAACGTTGACGCCCATCTGCGCCGCTTGCTCGTCCCCAAGCATGAAGACATTGAAGGTCCTCGCCAGCAGTAAGCAGACGAGTATGAGGGAAACTACTGTGGGGGCGAGAACATATACTTCATCCCACTTCGTGTACGCGACGCTCCCATAAATCCAGAAGAGAACACCGTGAAGCTCCTTATCACTTGTAACTATTATCAGCGTGGTCATCGATGAGAATGCAACCCCAACTATAACTCCGCCAAGGACGAAGCTCAGCGGCGTCTCGCCTGAAGCCCTATAGATGAGGAAGGTGATCGTGAAAGCTGTCAGGCCGCCGGCGAAAGCGGCAACAGAGAGGGAGACAGACTGGGCGACACCCGTAAGCCACGAGGTCAGCAGGAAGAGAACGGCGCCGAAGGCAGCGCCAGACGAAACCCCACTAATGTAGGGGTCGACGAGCGGGTTCCTCACAAGAGCCTGCATTATCGTTCCAGAAACAGCCAAGCCGGAGCCGACGAGAATAGCCGTGATAGTCCTCGGGATCCTAGAATAGTATAGTATGGAGTCAAGGGATAGGTCTACGCCGGGCGGCAACAAGCTGCCACTAATAGGTCCACCGAAAATAATAAGCCGGTGGAGAGAGGCGAGAACATCCCACAGGCTGGCCTCCTTCAACCCAAAAACAAGGGACGAAAGAGAGAGAACGAAAAGGACGACCAAGGAGATAACAGACAACACGATGAGAAGGAGAATCTTACGCCTAACAACACTCAAATAGCAACCCTCCTATACGAAAAAAGAAAAAAAGAGGGGATGGCGGGCGAGACTCATAGCAGGAACAAAGCTCGGTAAACAAACGTTCTGCGAAACACAACTCGGGCAAGAAGCAGACGACGACTCCAGTATTAGCGAGGAAATGTAGTTTCTGTAGTTGCCGTCATCTATAACATGTGGATCTGGGAATGACGCGTTGAAGATTTCTGGGAACAGTATGTGGGCTAGGAGCTCAACGGCTTCAGCAACCCTAGGCCCGGGCCTAGCGAACAGGTTGTCGGCTTGACCACGGAGGAAGAATATCTTGTTATTCTGGTAGGCTGGAGTGTTGGCGAGAGGAGTGTTAGCCATCTTATTTAGAACCTCACGGGGGTTTAGCAACCCGTGGTGGTCCAGTATCACTATTACTTCTGGGTCACTGTAGGCTGCCTTTTCCAGATTCAGATTGTCGCTAATCCACGCTTGATTAATATTGTTGTATATGTTGATGCCGCCTGCCCGCGTTATGATCTCGTTAAGGAAAGTCGGGCTGCCAGTCGTCCAAAGATATCCTCCGTCGATGTCGAGCCAGACGCAGACGAGCACTTTAACTTGTTGTTGCCCTGAAATTTTTTCATTAACATAGTTTATTTTTTCTCTCATGGCGTTCACGAGTCTCTGGGCTGCTTCCACGCTTCTAGAGTTTGTGGCGGAGGCGAAGAACGAGCCGAGCTGGTGTATTGTTGACTCTATTTGCTCAAATGACTCGCCGCGGCTGAGTAGGAGGAAGGGTATCCCCTGTTCTAGGAGTTTCTCCGCTATCTTGAGTTGTGCAGACACGCCTGCGTCCAATAAGACCAAGGTTGGTTTGAGAACTATTATTGATTCTAGGCTGGGGTTCCACCAACTTATGTTATTATAGACTTTTCCTGAGGCGATCATTGACTGAAGTTTTGGCGGGTAGTCGCAGTACTTCGTGCAGCCTACTAGGTAGTCTTCGAGCCCTAAGCCGAAGACTATCTCGGTTATAGAGGGGGCCATGGAGACGACTCTCAGTCCCGTTGGGAAGCCGGTGAACATCAGGTAGGTTGCGGTTATGGTGTTCAACTGGTTGGCTCTTTGGATGTTCAGCAACATGTATGTTGAGGTAGCGGTCATGCCGACTATGATCACTGCAATCAACAGCGCTGCTACCGAGCGGGTGTTCACTTTAATCCTCCTCCAATAGGTTTATATAGGATAAACTATCACTTGTGGGATAAATTATCCTATTAAGGCTCGAAGACTACTTGTATTTAAATGTTGCGCGTCGAAGTGGAAGCTCCGGGTGATAAAGATGGCTTGGGAAAAGGAGGTTTTGCTGGTTCATAATGAGACGGGTGCGAGGAAGTTTCTCCGAGAGCTGGAAGGTGAAGAGCCTGTTTTCGTTTGCGTTATAGGGAACACTGAGACGGCGAAGATTCCCGGGATCTCTGCCGCTGGAAGGAATCCGGAGTTGACTGATTACACGCCCGCCGCTGACGTCGAACTTCTTTTCTATGGAGAGTGTAAGTGCATTGACGGGGTTCCGGTAACGCCTGAAGGGATTCCGACCCCAGCGCTCATCACTAGGGCGGCTTTAACTCTTTCCCAGGTGCCGGTCTTCGTCGTTAACGGTGGGGTTAGGGTTAAGCCGCTCGTCCCCTTCATTGAGCTTGGGGGTAGCCCGGGTGAGGACATAAGGACTGGGCGGGCTGTTAGAGACGCGGGGAGGGTTATTGAGAGGGCTGAGATAGCTGGGCGGAGTTTTTCGAAGGTCGCGGACTACATTGTTGTTGGTGAAAGCGTTCCTGGAGGGACTACGACCGCTCTCGGAGTGCTGCTCGCGATGGGTGTCGACGCTAGGGGTATGGTCAGCAGCAGCATGTCTGAGAACCCCCATGGGTTGAAGGAGCGAGTCGTCGAGGAGGGGTTAAGGGCTGCCGGGGTTAAGCCGGGCGACTTGAAGGATGACCCTGTAGCGGCTGTCTCGGCTGTGGGTGACCCTATGATGGCTGCTTTTGCCGGCTTCGTAGTTGGAGCGGCGTTGAACAGGCCTGTGCTTATGGCTGGTGGTACGCAGATGGCTGCCGTGCTCTCGGTTGTTAGGGGGCTGAAGCCCGAGGTTTTGGACAATGTAGCTATAGGAACCACTAGGTGGATAGCTCAGGATAGGACCTCGAACATAAGGAGATTGGTGTCCCAGATATGGGATGTGCCGGTGGTTGCCGCCAACCTAGACTTCTCGGCCTCGGAGATAGAGGGGCTGAGGGCTTACGAGAAGGGAGTGGTTAAGGAGGGCGTAGGTGCAGGGGGCGCGACTATAAGCGCAGTACTCAAGACGGAGGGGAAAGTCACGTGTGACGAAGTCAGGAAGATGGTTGAAAAAGAGTACAGAAGACTGGTCGGAGGACGCGTAAAATAGGTGGGGTGCGAGAGGGGCTTAGAAGTCGCCGGCCTGCATGGTAAAAGGTGTTAGAGGTGTTTTTCGAGCCATTCTTCGAGGTCGCTTAGGGGTTTTTCTTTCCCAATTTCGTTGTATACTTCGTGGCGGTATCCTTCGTAGACTTTGAGCGTCTTATCCTTGGATGGGATAATCTCGTAGAGGTCTTTAGCGCTTCCAGGTTCGAACGCGATGTCGGCGCTTCCAACCTGTA
This window of the Candidatus Jordarchaeales archaeon genome carries:
- a CDS encoding histidinol-phosphate transaminase; this encodes MLDFSCSLNPLGPPVDVVKAVMNSLDKISCYPDDSCSLLKSELSLFIGVAEDLIAVGCGSTELIKAFAEAFLEPGDRVLVEQPTYSEYAYYCRLAGGVVEEVPLSEEHEFALDTDALFERLGSDVRAVFLCNPNNPTSRLEPKKKVLEVVEECEAKGILVFIDEAFMDFLREGRRSTCLHEVEGHENLFVARSLTKIFSIPGLRVGYGVGGRSLIDYIDRFRISWGVGVIEQLVAVELLRNCDSYLERTVSVVECEKNRLYQCVSKIPGYTVFRPDANFLFVKVKELGVNATTVKAMLLKNKILVRDCSSFGEEYSWFIRVGVKEREANDALIEALKNLSDGIRRQAAAFKVETA
- a CDS encoding ABC transporter ATP-binding protein; this translates as MECEVNCEPKVVISVEGLSYRYNSVSALDGLTFEVRRGEFVGLVGPNGSGKTTLLKCLSRVLTPHGGVIMLEGREMRKMSPLDVARVCAFVPSEFPANVSLPVVDVVLLGRHPHVSGVWWEDERDEEVAVKAMERMKVSRFANRKLEELSSGEKQRVMLARALAQEARILLVDEPVAYLDIGFQLEIMEMLRKLADEGVTIIAAMHQLSLAARYCDKLVVLKKGRIVACGSPEEVISEELIEDVYGVRAFVQKVPGVGLVVIPVATVDRGEDG
- a CDS encoding iron ABC transporter permease, producing the protein MSVVRRKILLLIVLSVISLVVLFVLSLSSLVFGLKEASLWDVLASLHRLIIFGGPISGSLLPPGVDLSLDSILYYSRIPRTITAILVGSGLAVSGTIMQALVRNPLVDPYISGVSSGAAFGAVLFLLTSWLTGVAQSVSLSVAAFAGGLTAFTITFLIYRASGETPLSFVLGGVIVGVAFSSMTTLIIVTSDKELHGVLFWIYGSVAYTKWDEVYVLAPTVVSLILVCLLLARTFNVFMLGDEQAAQMGVNVKLFRRGMMVVAALLASVCVAFTGIIGFVGLVIPHMIRLSLGNDHRLLLPLSSISGANLLLAADILARVAMKPVELPIGVITSFVGIPFFAYLLIKKGRKYGM
- a CDS encoding helical backbone metal receptor, which translates into the protein MNTRSVAALLIAVIIVGMTATSTYMLLNIQRANQLNTITATYLMFTGFPTGLRVVSMAPSITEIVFGLGLEDYLVGCTKYCDYPPKLQSMIASGKVYNNISWWNPSLESIIVLKPTLVLLDAGVSAQLKIAEKLLEQGIPFLLLSRGESFEQIESTIHQLGSFFASATNSRSVEAAQRLVNAMREKINYVNEKISGQQQVKVLVCVWLDIDGGYLWTTGSPTFLNEIITRAGGINIYNNINQAWISDNLNLEKAAYSDPEVIVILDHHGLLNPREVLNKMANTPLANTPAYQNNKIFFLRGQADNLFARPGPRVAEAVELLAHILFPEIFNASFPDPHVIDDGNYRNYISSLILESSSASCPSCVSQNVCLPSFVPAMSLARHPLFFSFFV
- a CDS encoding TIGR00303 family protein, encoding MAWEKEVLLVHNETGARKFLRELEGEEPVFVCVIGNTETAKIPGISAAGRNPELTDYTPAADVELLFYGECKCIDGVPVTPEGIPTPALITRAALTLSQVPVFVVNGGVRVKPLVPFIELGGSPGEDIRTGRAVRDAGRVIERAEIAGRSFSKVADYIVVGESVPGGTTTALGVLLAMGVDARGMVSSSMSENPHGLKERVVEEGLRAAGVKPGDLKDDPVAAVSAVGDPMMAAFAGFVVGAALNRPVLMAGGTQMAAVLSVVRGLKPEVLDNVAIGTTRWIAQDRTSNIRRLVSQIWDVPVVAANLDFSASEIEGLRAYEKGVVKEGVGAGGATISAVLKTEGKVTCDEVRKMVEKEYRRLVGGRVK